Genomic window (Sphingosinicella microcystinivorans):
CATTACATGGTCGAGCCGACCGCCTGCTCGCCGGCGGCGGGATGGGAGAAGGGCCAGGTCGAGCAGCAGGTCCAGACGATCCGAGGCCGCTTCTTCCAGCCGCGACTCCGGTTCGCCAGCCTGGCCGAGCTCAACGGGTGGCTGGAGGCCGAGTGCCGGCGCTGGGCCGAGCATCATGCCCATCCCGAACGCGGGGATATTACCGTCGCCGAGGCGCTGGATATGGAGCGACCGGCCCTGCAGCCGATCCTGGCACCGTTCGACGGCTTCCATGAGAGCGAGCATGCCGTCACCGGCACCTGCCTCATCAGCTTCGATCGCAACCGCTACTCGGTCATGTCGACGGCCGCACGCCGGACCGTTCAGGTGCGCTCCTATGCCGATCGCATCGTCATACGCTGCGGCGATGCGATCGTCGGGGAGCATGAGCGCCACTTCGGTCGGAACCGCACGATATACGATCCCTGGCATTATCTGCCGGTCCTCGCGCACAAGCCCGGCGCGCTGCGTAACGGCGCACCGTTCCAGGACTGGGATCTGCCGCCCGCCCTGCACCGATTACGGCGAAGGCTCGGCACCGGGGACGAGGCCGATCGCAGGTTCGTGCGGGTCCTCTCGGCGGTGCTCACCGATGGCCTGGAGCCGGTAGAGGCTGCCGTGCGCGAAGCGTTGGCGAACGGAACGGCCAGCGACGAGCTGATCCTCAACATCCTCTCCCGGCGCCGCGAGCCGGCGACACCCCACAGCATCGTCACTTCGGAAGACCGGATGCTGCAGCATCCTCCGCTCGCCGACTGTGCCCGCTATGATCTGCTGCGAGGCTATGATGCAGCGGCATGATATGATCGACACGATGCGCGGCCTCGGACTCAAGGGCATGGCGGCGGCGTTCGACGAGGCGGTCACCACCGGCCTCCAGCGCAAGCGCACCACCATGGAGATACTGACCGACCTGCTCCGTGCTGAGGCGACCCACCGGGATGCAGCCTCCATCCGCTATCGGATGACGGCTGCGAGGCTGCCCGTGGTGAAGGACCTGGAGCGGTTCAGCTTCGAGGGCACACCGATCAATGAGGAGATGATCCGCTCCCTTCACGATGGCTCCTTCCTCCCGCCTCGCCGCAATATCGTGCTGGTCGGCGGCACGGGGACAGGCAAGACCCACCTCGCCATCGCGATCACCGCCAATGTCGTGCGAAGGGGCGCTCGCGCCCGCTACTTCAACACCGTCGATCTGGTGACACGCCTCGAAGAGGAGACCCGGATCGGCAAAGGCGGGACCCTGGCGGCGCAGCTGTCGCGGCTCGACCTGATCGTGCTCGACGAGCTCGGTTATCTGCCGTTCGCCCGCTCGGGAGGGCAGTTGCTGTTCCACCTCATCAGCAAGCTTTATGAGCGGACCAGCGTCATCATCACCACGAACCTCGCCTTCGGCGAATGGCCGACCGTGTTCGGCGATCCCAAGATGACCACGGCGCTGCTCGACCGCGTCACCCACCACTGCGATATCGTCGAGACGGGCAACGACAGCTGGCGCTTCAAAAACCGCAGCTGACAGCCACCTTCGGCGCCTTCAAAAATCTATCTTGCGCTGCGCGCGCCTCCGGTCGGGCTACGCCCGCCCTCCGCCGCACGCAGCGCAAGGCCATCTTCAACAAACCAGCATCATATTATCCGAAAAGGGGGTCCCTCTTCGACGCCGATCGGGGGTCCCTTTTGAACGCCGTTTGACACATAAAATCTGGCGCCGAATGTGCCCAGCCTATGTTGTAGGCTTGATGGCTTGGGAGATCGAAAGAGCATCCAGCCTATGGCTGCGCGGGCGGATGAAGTCGGTTATGATCGACTGCATTACTTCATTGGTGCGGGGGATTTGGGACAGCGCGCCGCTGGAAGCAACATTGTGGCAGTAGTCGATGCGCTTATCGGAGGTGACACGGCACAGCTGATCATCGACGATACCGCGTTGCCGAAGAAGGGGGGCTTCGATTGGGATCGCGCCAAAATATGCTTCGGCACTGATCGGAATCGGCAAAGCTCCTTCCAACAAAGCGATATTGTAATGTAGGGCAATATGGTCATACTATAAACATGGTGGTAGTAGGAAAATGAGGGGAGATCATCATGTTTGGTGCAAGGCGCAGCGGAGTGCCTGTTGCGGCGATATTGGCCTGCACAATCGGTGTGGTTCAGTTACAGAGTGTGATCGCAAAAGCGGACCCACTAGGTGAGGCATGGCGGAAGCGAACGCTTGAGGCATATGATAATGCCAAGCCTACTGCTGAACTGGTTGCTATGTCTGAAACGGATAAACTCAAAGAGATCGAGGAGATCCAGAAGCTGCCCTTGAAGTATACGCGTTATATCAATCAACGGGATTGGGATCGCTGGGTTAACCTCTTCACCGACGAATCGAGCTACTGGCAATACACGATCGGGCGGGTCGTCAGCGGCCCCGAAGGCTGGCGGGAGCATCTGAACGCAGTTGGGATGACTAGCGAGAAAATGTACAGCCTTTTCGAGAATTTCGGTCATCCCGAAATCGAGCTTTTATCTCCGACCACCGCTCGCGGGGTCTGGCAGGCGCTCTTCGTGTTCTGGATGCCCCGGGACGAAACGCCGACAAAAGGGTTCCTCGTTGAGCCAGGACAGGAAAGCCGGACATATGCGATCTATTACCAGACATACAGGAAGGTGAACGGGACTTGGAAAATCAACACTAATATTCCTACAACTGTAAGGCATGAGCTTGGAATTTTGCCGGAAGGTGTGACCGCCCCGAAACCGGAATTGCCGCCGTCTGCCACTCATACAAAAGCAGGTGGATAGGAGAAGCTCGAAAATTGTATCGTAGTTGTGTATCTGGGCTTGAACCTTGCCTCCCAAGTGAGGCAAGGTTCAAGCCTAGGCATAACGATCGAAGCTGGTATTCCAGCTATATCATATATGATATAGCTAATCCCCAAGATTGAAAATGGAAACAGAACTGTTCCTTATCTGGGGAACAAGCAGGCGCATCCGTTTGTGATCTATGCCTATGGCGGCAGGCACTTCGATATTGTCGGCGACAACCACAGGCGGGCTGCTGTCCGCAGGAACGCGATAGACGTTTTTTCCGAGCTGGCTGGCTACAACAGTATCGCCATTCGGAAGCAGCACAATGCCGTCAAACTGGCCGGTCGGAAGTGTACGTTCGCCGATGATGTGACCTTGCCGGTTGCGGGTCACAAGGTTTACTCCGCGACCGCCATGAATGATGTGGCCATCAGCATCGACAGTGATACCATTCGGGCGTTCCAGTGCCGGATCACGTGGGGCGAATGTCGAAACCTCTCCTTTCGCATTGATGCTGAACAGCGCACCGGGCATCGTATCATTTCCGGAATCCGTAACATACACCGTCCCGTCTTTTGCTACGACAAGGTCATTGAGTCGCACTGCATCGGGAATCTCGATATTGCCGCGTGGCGCGCCGCTCTTGCGGTCAAACAGGCGGACTGCGCTGATATCGGCCACGTATAGCAGATCGCCGTGCAAATACATGCCGAGTGGATCAGCCAGCGTTACGCCATTTACACCTCCAGTAATCCACTTGAGTGAAATGACTTTGCCGTCCGGTGACACGCGCGAGATGAATCCGTTGTTTTCAGGGCCTCGCGCTGTGAGATTCGAGACAAGATATTCGTCGCGCTCGGCGTCGTAACGTGCGGCTTCGGAGCCATCGAACCCGACATTCTGGATGACCATAAGCGGAGGCTGCGTGCCGGGTGTCGCGGTGCTGCCGGCCAGATGAAGCAGTAATGTGGCAAAGTTCGCTATCATGGTTTCCCCCCTAGGAGCTGATGTTTCAGTTATTAATTTGATCTTTGATTGGCAGTGCCCTGATACGTTTTCCTGTTGCGGCGTGGATGGCGTTGCAGAGCGCGGGCGCAACGGGCGGTAGTCCGGGTTCGCCGACGCCGCCGGGGGGCGCATCCCACGCGCTGCCGCCGACGAGGTGGACCTCTGTGATCTTGGGGGCGGCGTCGATGCGGGTGACCTCGTAGCCGTCGAAGTTGTCCTGCTGGACGCGGCCGTCCCTGAAACTGATCTCGCCGAGCGTGGCGAGGCTGATCCCCATGACCACCGAGCCCTCCATCTGCGAACGGATACGGTCCGGGTTCACCTGCGGGCCGCAGTCGACCGCGATGTCGGCGCGCTCGACGGTAAGCTGGCCGTTCGTGACCGAGACCTCGATCGCGCAGGCGGTGTAAGTGACGAAGCTGTAGTGCGCGGCAATGCCAAGGCCACGGCTCGCCGCCAGCTTCCGGCCCCAGCCTATGCCCTTTGCTGCGGCCTCGATCACCGCCTTCAGCCGTGCGGTCTCGACCGGGTAGCGCGCCGGGTCCTCGCCGTAGTTGGTGGTGTCGCCCATGGCGCGCGGATCGATCGTGCGGTCCGGGCCGATGAGTTCGAGCAGATAGTCCTTGGGGTCGCGTCCCGCCGCGGCGGCAAGCTCGGCCACGAACGACTGCACGGCGAAGCAGTGCGGGATGTTGGAGACCGAGCGGAACCAGCCGATGCGCGTGTGCGCGGTTGCCGCGCAGGTCTCGGCGCGGAAGTCGGGGATCGCGAACGCGACGTTGCGCAACCCCATGCCCTGCTCGAACGGCAGCTGGTGCTTGGGATCAGGACCGAAGATCGAGCCGATCGAGGGCGCCGCGCTGCGGTGGCGCCACGCCACCGTGCGACCGGCCGCGTCGAGCCCGCCCTCCAGCCGCTCGACCGAGACGGTGTGGAAGTAGCTGTGGTGAAGGTCGTCCTCGCGCGTCCACACCACCTTCACCGGCCTGCCCTTTGCGGCGCGGCTGAGCAGCGCCGCCTCGAGCACGTAGTCCGGCTTCGACTTGCGCCCGAACCCGCCGCCGAGCAGCGTCTGGTGGATGGTCACATCGGCAACCGGGATCTTCAGCGCCTCAGCGATGAGGTCGCGCGCCGCCTGCGGGTCCTGCGTGCAGGCCCACGCCTCGCAGCGGCCCGCACTGGTGAGGGCGAGCGCCATCGGCGGTTCCATCGGCGCCTGCGCAAGATGGGGGATGTAATACTCGGCCTCGATGCGCTTCGCGGCCTTGCCGAGTGCGCCTTCCGCATCACCGTCGCTGCGCGAGATTTGCCCCGGCGCGCGTGCCGAACGTTCGAGTTCGGCGCGGTAGGCTGCCGAGTTGTAGGCAGCGTTCGGCCCGTCGTCCCACGTGATGGTGAGCGCCTCGCGGCCCCTCATCGCCGCCCACGTGTTCGCCGCCAGCACGGCGACGCCGCCGAGCGGCTGGAACGCGGACGGGAGAGTGGGCGCGGGTAGGTCGACGATGTCGACAACGCCGGGCACCTTGAACGCCGCGGCCTTGTCCACGCTCTTCGTCTTGCCACCGTAGACGGGTGGGCGCGCGATGACGGCGTAGAGCATGTCCGGCAGGCGTGCGTCGATGCCGTAGTCGGCGCAGCCCGTCGTTATGGCGACACCATCGGCAGAGGGTACGGCGTGACCGATGTAGCGGAACTGCGCCGGTGTCTTCAGGGTCACCGCGGCGCGGTCGGGGACGACAAGCGCTGCCGCGTCCTTCGCGAGTGCGCCGTAGCCGAGCTTCCGGCCCGTGGGACGGTGTATCACTTCGTGGAGGCTCGCGGCGACCTCGCCGGGATTCACGCCCCAGCGCGCCGCGGCGGCCTGTTCCAGCATCGTGCGCGCGGCTGCGCCGCAGCGCCTGAGCGGCATGAACAGGTGCCGCATGCTGCGCGAGCCGTCGGTGTTCTGGTTGCCGTAGCGCGCCTCGTCGCCTACGGCCTGTGCGACGTGCACGCGGCTCCAGTCAGCTTCCAGCTCGTCGGCGATCACCATGGCGAGGCTGGTACGGATGCCCTGGCCCATCTCGGCGCGGTGGCAGGTGATGGTCACCGTGCCGTTCTCGCCGATCGCTACGAACAGGGCGGGATCGTCGCGCCAGCCGCCGCTCTGTCCGTCGGCGCCGTACCTGGGCGCTTCGCTGGTCTGCGCCAGTGCCATCCGCGGCAGACCGAGCGCGAGTACGAACGCACCGCCCGCACCGATGAGGCCGCGGCGGCTGATGTTGTCAAAGTTATCGAACGGCTCCGCTTTCATGCCTGCGCTCCCATCGAACTTGCCGCCTTAATGGCGGCGCGGATGCGCGCGTAGGTGCCGCAGCGGCAGATGTTGCCGGCCATGGCGGCGTCGATGTCCGCGTCGGTCGGCTCCGGCGTCTCCGCGAGCAGCGCCGCCGCCTGCATGATCTGGCCGGGCTGGCAATAGCCGCACTGCGCGACGCCGAACTGCCGCCACGCGCGCTGGACGGCGTGATCGCCCTGTTCCGACAGCCCCTCGATCGTCGTCACCGCCTGGTCCGCCACTGCCGACATCGGCAGCTGGCACGAGCGCATCGCGGCCCCGTCCAGATGCACGGTGCACGCCCCGCACAAACCCGCGCCGCACCCGAATTTCGTCCCTGTCAGTCCGAGAAGATCGCGCACGTACCAGAGCAGTGGCATCTCGGGATCGCCGTCATACGCCCGCTCAACACCGTTCAACCTGAAACGCATGCCAAAACCTCCGCATGGTTTTTCACCGTATCGGCGTACCGTTCTAATACCCTATTGTAACCGATTGTAGCACAATTTTGCCATATACCTATTGCCAAGATCGTTTTCTTTGATATGGTCGCAGGTAACGATCGGGTGGCCTTTTGGTCATTGCGAATAAATTTGGGGAGGAGTCGGATCCTCTCCGAACATTGGGGAGAGGATCAACGTGCACTACACAATGCTTGTTTCCCGGCTTGCGATGGCCGTTGCGATAACCGGAATTTCCCAGCCCGCGTTGGCGCAGGCTACAGATAACGACGCAACCACCGGCGGCGTTGAGGAAATCGTTGTCACGGCCCAGAAGCGTGAGCAGCGTCTTCAGGACGTGCCGATCACTGTTTCCGCGCTTTCCGGCGCCGGTGCAGAAGCGCGAGGCATTCAGAGCACTGAAGAGCTTTCAACGGCCGTTCCGTCGCTCGACTGGCAGGCGGGTAAGGCGGGAAGCCCCTATATCCGCGGTATCGGTTCGATCATCTCGACTGCCGGCAACGAGTCGTCGGTTGGCCTCTTTGTCGACGGCGTGCTGTTGATCAGCCCTCTGCAAGCCAACTTCAACCTCAACAACGTCGAACGAGTCGAGGTGCTGAAGGGGCCGCAGGGTACGCTGTTCGGCCGCAATGCGAATGGCGGCGTCATCAACATAATCACGCTCGATCCGTCGCAAGAGACCAAAGTCGACGCAAGTCTCGGCTATGGCAACTATGACACGGTCGATGCGCAGTTCTACGGCAACGTCGGCCTGACCGATACGCTCGCCGCAAATGTTGCGGTGGCCTATCGCAATCAGATGGACGGATGGGGCAAGAATGTCATTACCGGCGCTGACGCCTATGATGGCGACTCGTTCGATATCCGTGCAAAGCTGGGGTGGTCGCCGACACCGGAAACCGACATCATTCTCACGGGCCAGTATTTCACCAATCACAACGAAGCCACGAAGAACAGGCTTTTGCGCGGTACTGTCGGTACCAACGGTGCTCTTCCGCCGCCGGGCTTCTACGACGTCAATGAGAGCTTCGAATCGTTCACCGAAACCGACGTATGGTCGGTCAATCTCCGGGTCACTCACGATTTCGGTGCGGCGACATTCCGGTCGTTGACGGCGTATACCGATGTCGACACACTCTGGGCGTATGATTCCGATGCAGGCCCTCTTGTTACGCTCGATGGCGACATTTTCGAAAATGCGTCGGGTTTCACACAGGAGTTCCAGCTGCTGTCACCCGCCGAGCAGAGTGTTCGCTGGATCGTCGGCCTCTACTATCTCGATATGGAAGCAGCGTTTACACCAATCGAGCTCGAAGGAACATCAGTCGGCGGTGCATTCGTGGAAGTGTTCGGTCATACCCGGGCCCGTTCTCTTGCGGGCTTTGGCGAAGTCACCTTTGAGCTGGCACCCACCACGCATCTGACGCTCGGCGGACGTTATACATTCGACAAGCGGACCGTGGACGGCCACACCGATGTCAATGGCAATCCCGGCGTGGTGTCGTATCAGCAGAAGAATTTTAGCGAACCAACCTACCGGGTCACGCTCGATCACAAATTTACAGACGATGTCATGGCCTATGCCACGGTGAGCACCGGCTACAACTCGGGTCAGTTCAACACCGGAAATGCGAGGGCACCTGCGGTGAAACCGGAAAAAATGCAGGCCTATGAGGTCGGTATAAAATCAAACCTGCTCGACCGGCGCCTGCAACTCAACGCAGCGGCCTTTTGGTACGATTACAAGGATCTGCAGGTAAACATCGTGCGGGAGGCCGTTACGGTGCAGACCAACGCCGCAAAGGCGAGGGTCAAGGGCTTCGAAATCGAGCTGAATGCGGCGCCTGTGGACAACCTGTCCCTGCAGTTCGCGTTCTCATATCTCGACTCGGAATACACGAAGTATGCCGATGCGCAATTTTATATCCCGAATGCTGGCGGCGGTTACACGACGATTGTCGGTGATGCCTCCGGCAATCAGATGATTAATGCACCGAAATACTCCGGATTTGCTTATGCCCAGTACGAGATTAAGACAGATATAGGATCGTTTACACCTGGTCTGTCTTACGCATACAAGAGCAAGATTTACCGCAACTACCAGAATAACCTGGTTTCGCCTTCGCAGAATCTCGTCAATGCCTCTCTTTTGTTCACACCAGCTTCCGGGAGCTGGGATGTACGACTGTGGGGCAAGAATCTTCTCGACGAGAAGAACGAACAGAAGTCGGTCCGGCTTGAAGGCGCGATGGGCCGTCCGTTTGCGCCGCTTACGTATGGTGTGACGCTGGGATTGCATTTCTGATCGTAGCTGAATTGAATGGCTGATCTTTGAGGGAAGGAGAGAAAATGACGAATGATGTAGTCGCTGACGAGAAGGCAATCCGGGAATTGTTCGGGAACCTGATGGATGCCGTGCGTCGCGAGGATGCGCCGGGAGTGGCTCAAGCCTATGCGCCGGAAGGATTCATCTATCTCGACGTGAGCACACCGCGGGCCTTCCACGGGCGCGAAGGTGCCGAGCACACTTGGAGATTGTGGTTTTCAATGATCGAACCCGGCTCCGGGACAGGGGATGCGACAGAGCTGCAGGTAACTGTGGCGGGCGAATACGCATTTGCCATGCATTTCGACCACTATACTGCGAAGCCGAAAGATCCATCTCTTGCGCACCTGTTCGACTTCACCAACAGGGCGACGTCATGGCTCAAGAAAATCAATGGACGGTGGCATATCCTTGTCGAGCATAATTCCTTCCCCATCGATCTGGTGACAGGTCAGGCTGATTTCAAATCGAAGGAATAAGATCGTTCGTGATCAAACGCTCTGACAGCGTGTTGGTTTCCCAAAAGCGTGCCAAGCGATGTCAGGGCCTTTCTTGCGCGCGCGAGGGGCAGTGATGGCTGCTGATACGGAAGACCTGAACACACGTGCCGTGTTTGCGTTCCTGCAGGCACTGACAAGCGGATCTGCCGAGAAAGCAGATCCGCTTCTGGCAGAGCATGTGCAATGGAGCATACCTCGTGCCGTTCCGGATGCGCCCTGGGATCGAGAGACTGCGCTGCAAGTTGTAAGCAGCATCCCGACGATGCTGGACGATTTTTCAATATTGTTGTTCGATAGTGAAAGCGGTTTACCCATCCCGCTCGATTCCAGAACCATCGAGATGGCTTCCGGTGCGCCGGGCGTGACAGCGCAGGGTGACCGGGTCGCCGTGGAAGCCGTCGCGCACGGAAAGCATCAGGACCGGATCTACAGGAACCGCTATCATTTTCTCTTTGTTCTGCGAGATGGACAAATCGCTCGAATCCTGGAGTACAACGACACGCAGCACCTCGCTGAGGTGTTCGGTGCGACTGTCGGATGAACATGCCAGCAAGGTACAAGGGAGTTATCATGAACGAAGCATCGAAAGGCCAGCGGCCTCCTTCGCGGGTTGATCGTCGCAGTTTCATTCGTGCAGCCGGCGGCACGACCGTAGCGGCCGTTGGCGGGACCTCGCTCGTTGTAGGTCCTGCACAGGGAGCCGCCCGCAAATGGGACCATGAAGTGGACGTGGTTGTGGTTGGCTCCGGCGGTGCTGCCCTCGCTGCGGCTGTTACGGCGGTTTCGCGCGGCCTCAAGGTCGCCGTTCTCGAAGCCGCACCTGTTGCAGGCGGCGCAACGGCCCGTTCGGGCGGCGGCTACTGGATCCCGAACAACCGCTACATGCGCGCGAAAGGTATTCAGGATCCGCGCGAGGACTGCATTCGCTACATGGCTCGCTACTCCTTTACCCAGCTCTATGATCCGAACGCCGAGCACTACGGTATTCCGGGACTATCGCTGAAACAGATGGCGGCAATGTATGATAACGCCGCGCCGGCCGTGGAACTGTTTGAAAAACTGGGCGCCCTGGCGACACGGGAAGACGATTCCTACGACTATTGGGAATCCGCTTCCGAGAATAAAGCGCCGCAGGGCCGGCTGATCTGGACGAAAATCACGGCTCCGGCGGGAACGGCAACGGGAGGGGGCGCGGACACCATCCGCCAGATGGGAGACTGGCTTGCCAAGAATGGCGCCCCTGTCCAGCTTGAGCACCGCGTCATCAAGCTCGTTACGAACAGCAAGGGGGCCGTAATCGGCGTTGTCGCAAGTGATACCGACGAGAACCAGATCCACTTTCGTGCCCGGCGCGGCGTCCACTTCGGATCAGGCGGCTTCACGCTCAACGAAGACCTGCGCCTGAATTTCCAGCGGGGGCCGGTTTTCGGGAGCTGCGGCCCCATGACCAATCAGGGTGATCTTGTCTACATGGCATCTGCGATCGGGGCGAAGCTCGGCAACATGCAGAACGGCTGGCGCTTTCAGCTCGTTCTGGACCAGGTGCTCCAGACCCCGGGCCTTGCCACCGATGTCTGGGGCGTGATCGGCGACAGCATGATCATGGTCAACAAATACGGCCAGCGTGTTGTAAACGAGAAACGGCCGTACAGCGATCGGGGCGAAATCCATTTCAACTATGATGCGAACAGGAACGAGTGGACCAATCTCGTTCTCATGCAGATTCTCGATCAGCGCGCCTATGACCTCTGTCAGGGGAGGTATCCGATTCCGCCGAAAGGCGCCACGGCGCCCTATATCATTTCGGCACCGGACCTCGACGCTCTTGCAAAGGCGATCAGGGAACGTCTGGATCGACATGCGCCGCGAACCGGCGGCTTTCAACTCGATGAGAGTTTTCTGCCGAATCTCCGGACCAGCATAAAGCGCTTCAACAGCTTCGCGGAATCCGGAAACGATGAAGATTTCGGGCGAGGATCGTTCGGATACGATCGCCAGTGGCACGAACGTTTCGGCGGACCCGAGTCGGTTTCCGCGAACAACAAGCCGAACAAGACGATGTATCCGTTGTCGGATAAAGGGCCGTATCACGCCATCTTGCTCGTATCGGGCAACGCAGACACGAACGGCGGTCCGATGATCAACGAAAATGCCCAGATCATTTCCATAGCCAACGAGCCGATTCCAGGCCTCTACGGTGCCGGCAACTGCATCGCCTCTCCATCGGGGCGGGCATATTGGGGCGGCGGTGCGACCATCGGTCTGGCGTTCACCTTCGGCTATATCGCCGCCAATCACATGGCGTCTGCGCCGGTCAACGAGGATGTTTGACGTAAATTCGTCGTTCAGACGAAATCACGTTCTATAGTGGCATGGAGGGCCGCGTGGCGACGACAGCGCTTGTCTACAGGGAGAATGTTCCGAACGGGCGTCGTCCACAGGCCGTTGTCGTTGCGCTTCATCCCGAAGGTCATGACGAGCGCGAGGCGGAAGCCCGTCTTTCAGAGCTCAAGGACGATTATCACATCATTGCTCCAAGGGCCTGGCGTGCGCTCAATCCACGAATGTATGGGCCGGGCGAGAACAATTACTTTGCCTGGTTCTTCATGTTCAGGCCGGATCAACCCGAACCGGCGACGTTCGGGGATTCGCTGTTCCAACTGGAGCAGTTCATACACGATGTTCGCGAGCGCGTTCCCGATGTTCCCGTCATTCTTGCCGGCTGGGGGCAAGGCGCAATCCTTGCCATAACGCTTGCGGGCGTGATCCCGGAGTTCCTCGACGGGGTCTATGCCGTCGACGGCTTTCTGCCGAGTATCAGCGGCTGGTCTCTTCCAAGCAGTGATCTGGGGCGGCTTCCGATCGCTCTTGCATACAGCGCCGGCAGCGGGAGGGAACGGCTGCATGGTTCGCAGACGAGAGCGGCGCTGACGGGTCGTGGCGCCGCAGTTGGAATCGAGCCCGCCGATGCGCGTTCGATCCACAGATGGGTGCAAAATATTTCGTGCCGCACGCGACATTCCTTGGCGGAGGCTTCCTGAAATGCGTTTTCTGCGTTCCTGCGTTATCCTGCTGGCATTGGCTTCCGCGGGCGGCGCATCCGCAAATTCGGAAGGACCGATGCCGGGCCTCACCGGTGCACCTCTGAAGAAGGGCGGCGGATCGGAAATGAACTGCCAGTCCTGCCATATGGACTATGCGCTGAACCCCGATGCGCTCGGCAGGATACAGTTGCTCGGCGCTCCCGCGGTATATGAACCGGGGAAAAATTACGTTCTGACGCTTCAGCTCAATCATCCTACGGCGAAGCGGTGGGGTTTCCAGCTCACCGCGTTGACCATACCTGCATATGATGCCGCCGGCGATTTCGCCCCCAACGACAAGACGACGCAGAAGTCGTCGGCAGAGGGCCGGCAATATATCGAGCACGGCGCCATGGGCGGACGGGCGACGGGGATCGGCAAAACCGGCGGCTATGCATGGTCCTTCACCTGGACCGCGCCCAAAGACGGCGCCGCCAACGTCGCGTTCTTCGCCGCAGCGAATATGGCCAACGGCAACGGCGATTTCACGGGAGACCGGATCTATGCTTCCGGCAAGCCGATCTTCACGAGCAAAGCGCCTGCCAAACGCAAGAATTGACCCGAAGACATTGAGAGGTGGACATGCTGAACAGGGGCACACGACTCGCCATCATCAGTATCTTGCTGACATGGGGGAGCACTGCGATGGCGCAGACGTCATCTGAAACGGCCGAAGCATGGCGGCAGAAGACGATAGAGGCCTTCCGACAGGCCAGGCCCACCCCGGAACTGGCGAAGATGTCGGCTGTCGACAAGTTGCTCGCCATAGAGGAAATCCGCCAGATTCCCTTGCGCTACACGCGTTGCATAAACCAGCGCGACTGGAAGTGCTGGACAGCGTTGTTCACCGAGGAATCCGACTACTGGAACGGGACGCTCGGCAAGGTCGTCTCCGGAACGAAAGGGTGGCATGACCATCTTGTCGCGACCGGCATGACATCCAGCCGCGTGCACAGTCTCTTTCATAGCTATGGTACGGAAATCGAAGTCCTTTCACCGACGACTGCGCGGGGTATCTGGCAGGCGTCTTTCGTATTCTATTCCGGGAAGGATGAACCCGGCGATCCAGCGGGGACGGTAATACAGCCCGGTCAGCAGATGAGGCATTGGGCCGTATACTATCAAACCTACAGGAAGGTTGACAGCGTCTGGAAGATCAACTCCAACATTCATCTGGACGTGCGCGGTGAATATGGGCCGCTCCGTGAAGGCGTGAAGGCATTGCAGCAGGAAATCCCGCCGAACCCGGAGGGGCGCCTATTCCCCTGAGCAGGCATGGGTGAACGGAGTGTCGTGCCA
Coding sequences:
- a CDS encoding xanthine dehydrogenase family protein molybdopterin-binding subunit codes for the protein MKAEPFDNFDNISRRGLIGAGGAFVLALGLPRMALAQTSEAPRYGADGQSGGWRDDPALFVAIGENGTVTITCHRAEMGQGIRTSLAMVIADELEADWSRVHVAQAVGDEARYGNQNTDGSRSMRHLFMPLRRCGAAARTMLEQAAAARWGVNPGEVAASLHEVIHRPTGRKLGYGALAKDAAALVVPDRAAVTLKTPAQFRYIGHAVPSADGVAITTGCADYGIDARLPDMLYAVIARPPVYGGKTKSVDKAAAFKVPGVVDIVDLPAPTLPSAFQPLGGVAVLAANTWAAMRGREALTITWDDGPNAAYNSAAYRAELERSARAPGQISRSDGDAEGALGKAAKRIEAEYYIPHLAQAPMEPPMALALTSAGRCEAWACTQDPQAARDLIAEALKIPVADVTIHQTLLGGGFGRKSKPDYVLEAALLSRAAKGRPVKVVWTREDDLHHSYFHTVSVERLEGGLDAAGRTVAWRHRSAAPSIGSIFGPDPKHQLPFEQGMGLRNVAFAIPDFRAETCAATAHTRIGWFRSVSNIPHCFAVQSFVAELAAAAGRDPKDYLLELIGPDRTIDPRAMGDTTNYGEDPARYPVETARLKAVIEAAAKGIGWGRKLAASRGLGIAAHYSFVTYTACAIEVSVTNGQLTVERADIAVDCGPQVNPDRIRSQMEGSVVMGISLATLGEISFRDGRVQQDNFDGYEVTRIDAAPKITEVHLVGGSAWDAPPGGVGEPGLPPVAPALCNAIHAATGKRIRALPIKDQINN
- a CDS encoding (2Fe-2S)-binding protein — translated: MRFRLNGVERAYDGDPEMPLLWYVRDLLGLTGTKFGCGAGLCGACTVHLDGAAMRSCQLPMSAVADQAVTTIEGLSEQGDHAVQRAWRQFGVAQCGYCQPGQIMQAAALLAETPEPTDADIDAAMAGNICRCGTYARIRAAIKAASSMGAQA
- a CDS encoding TonB-dependent receptor, which translates into the protein MHYTMLVSRLAMAVAITGISQPALAQATDNDATTGGVEEIVVTAQKREQRLQDVPITVSALSGAGAEARGIQSTEELSTAVPSLDWQAGKAGSPYIRGIGSIISTAGNESSVGLFVDGVLLISPLQANFNLNNVERVEVLKGPQGTLFGRNANGGVINIITLDPSQETKVDASLGYGNYDTVDAQFYGNVGLTDTLAANVAVAYRNQMDGWGKNVITGADAYDGDSFDIRAKLGWSPTPETDIILTGQYFTNHNEATKNRLLRGTVGTNGALPPPGFYDVNESFESFTETDVWSVNLRVTHDFGAATFRSLTAYTDVDTLWAYDSDAGPLVTLDGDIFENASGFTQEFQLLSPAEQSVRWIVGLYYLDMEAAFTPIELEGTSVGGAFVEVFGHTRARSLAGFGEVTFELAPTTHLTLGGRYTFDKRTVDGHTDVNGNPGVVSYQQKNFSEPTYRVTLDHKFTDDVMAYATVSTGYNSGQFNTGNARAPAVKPEKMQAYEVGIKSNLLDRRLQLNAAAFWYDYKDLQVNIVREAVTVQTNAAKARVKGFEIELNAAPVDNLSLQFAFSYLDSEYTKYADAQFYIPNAGGGYTTIVGDASGNQMINAPKYSGFAYAQYEIKTDIGSFTPGLSYAYKSKIYRNYQNNLVSPSQNLVNASLLFTPASGSWDVRLWGKNLLDEKNEQKSVRLEGAMGRPFAPLTYGVTLGLHF
- a CDS encoding YybH family protein gives rise to the protein MTNDVVADEKAIRELFGNLMDAVRREDAPGVAQAYAPEGFIYLDVSTPRAFHGREGAEHTWRLWFSMIEPGSGTGDATELQVTVAGEYAFAMHFDHYTAKPKDPSLAHLFDFTNRATSWLKKINGRWHILVEHNSFPIDLVTGQADFKSKE
- a CDS encoding nuclear transport factor 2 family protein; protein product: MAADTEDLNTRAVFAFLQALTSGSAEKADPLLAEHVQWSIPRAVPDAPWDRETALQVVSSIPTMLDDFSILLFDSESGLPIPLDSRTIEMASGAPGVTAQGDRVAVEAVAHGKHQDRIYRNRYHFLFVLRDGQIARILEYNDTQHLAEVFGATVG